The following proteins are co-located in the Pyrobaculum calidifontis JCM 11548 genome:
- a CDS encoding transcription factor — MKDVYLYIVEKSVALEFDSAEYGRLARKTVELLYDRKEELTDDRIAILLNISTAETRRILQYLMKQNLVGVKKRSTEDYRIEYTWYVNDEVISQAVKYRAKVVREKISLMIKALTEEAFYVCPNCFMRYPVEEVMERGGVCPICGSHLEYVENVEEINKLTKVFEKLDKI; from the coding sequence GTGAAAGACGTGTATCTTTACATAGTTGAAAAAAGCGTAGCGCTTGAGTTCGACTCAGCCGAATACGGCAGATTGGCGAGGAAGACCGTGGAGCTCCTCTATGATAGGAAGGAGGAGCTCACCGACGACCGAATCGCAATCCTCCTCAACATTTCAACAGCCGAGACGAGGAGAATCCTACAGTACTTAATGAAGCAGAACTTAGTCGGCGTGAAGAAGAGGAGCACAGAGGACTATAGGATCGAGTATACGTGGTATGTAAACGACGAGGTGATATCTCAAGCAGTTAAGTATAGGGCGAAGGTCGTGAGAGAAAAAATTTCGCTTATGATAAAGGCTTTGACAGAGGAGGCCTTCTACGTCTGTCCAAACTGCTTCATGCGGTACCCCGTCGAAGAGGTCATGGAACGGGGAGGAGTGTGCCCAATATGCGGCTCACATCTCGAGTACGTGGAAAACGTAGAGGAGATAAATAAGCTCACCAAAGTCTTTGAAAAACTAGACAAGATATGA
- a CDS encoding proteasome assembly chaperone family protein, translated as MRVEFRIYKPVEDYEIFVTGFAGIGIVGHIATKYISRGCEVVGVVRYRGEPPIVSIEGGRLVLQNEIFSCGRLVGVVNNYGIHEAALYDYTRALANWVAANEFKVAVLFGGLDGRLKRGDELLRIVYTSAYERRGLPTGGAKVLEAGLQVVGPLALLTSFFEELDFPALVILPYADVTRPADPYAASVALDFFSKLYDYPVNTSGLRQMAEELERELEEARRRLEEQAKREESKLYI; from the coding sequence ATGAGGGTGGAATTTAGGATCTACAAGCCTGTGGAAGACTACGAGATCTTTGTCACAGGCTTTGCCGGAATCGGCATTGTAGGCCACATAGCCACCAAGTACATATCGAGGGGCTGCGAAGTCGTCGGCGTGGTAAGATACCGAGGCGAGCCCCCCATTGTGTCAATTGAGGGCGGGAGACTTGTGCTACAAAACGAGATTTTCTCCTGCGGCAGACTCGTCGGCGTGGTAAACAACTACGGCATACACGAGGCCGCCCTCTACGACTACACAAGGGCACTGGCCAACTGGGTCGCGGCTAACGAGTTCAAAGTGGCCGTCCTCTTCGGCGGCTTAGACGGGAGGCTGAAGAGGGGGGACGAGCTACTCCGCATTGTCTACACCTCGGCCTATGAGAGGAGGGGACTACCTACGGGCGGAGCCAAAGTGCTGGAGGCTGGGCTTCAGGTGGTGGGGCCCTTGGCCCTCCTCACCTCGTTCTTCGAAGAGCTAGACTTCCCAGCTCTCGTAATATTGCCCTATGCCGACGTAACGAGGCCAGCCGACCCATATGCAGCAAGCGTGGCGCTTGACTTCTTCTCAAAACTGTACGACTACCCAGTAAATACAAGCGGACTAAGGCAGATGGCCGAAGAGCTTGAGAGAGAGCTAGAGGAGGCGCGTCGTAGGCTAGAAGAGCAGGCAAAGCGCGAAGAATCTAAGC